A single genomic interval of Nostoc commune NIES-4072 harbors:
- a CDS encoding DNA-directed RNA polymerase subunit omega: MLKRSKFETTQSQIMHRSEELISAASNRYRITVQVANRAKRRRYEDFENNEDAMMKPVLRAIIEMSDELTQPEIIGEL; encoded by the coding sequence ATGCTAAAGCGTTCTAAGTTCGAGACAACTCAGTCTCAGATTATGCACCGTTCTGAGGAGCTGATTAGTGCAGCCTCAAATCGTTACCGCATTACGGTTCAGGTGGCCAATCGTGCTAAACGTCGGCGTTATGAAGACTTTGAAAATAACGAAGATGCGATGATGAAGCCAGTGCTAAGGGCAATTATCGAAATGTCCGATGAACTGACTCAGCCAGAAATCATTGGCGAACTATAA